A region from the Melospiza georgiana isolate bMelGeo1 chromosome 10, bMelGeo1.pri, whole genome shotgun sequence genome encodes:
- the NMD3 gene encoding 60S ribosomal export protein NMD3: MEYLPAPAAPAQGHILCCQCGVPIPPNPANMCVGCLRAQVDITEGIPKQGTVHFCKQCERYLQPPGTWIQCALESRELLALCLKKIKASLSKVRLIDAGFIWTEPHSKRIKLKLTVQKEVINGAVLQQVFVVEYVVQSQMCEDCHRIEAKDFWKAVVQVRQKTVHKKTFYYLEQLILKHRLHQNTLRIKEIHDGLDFYYSSKQHAQKMVDFLQCTVPSRSKSSQRLISHDIHSNVYNYKSTFSVEIVPICKDNVVCLSPKLAQSLGNMSQICVCIRVTSTIHLIDPRTLQIAEIDGNTYWRHPFNSLFHPKQLEEFIIMDISRVHEKRKGAGAGARSNKHTLAEAWVRKTSELDTDHQYFCCTHLGHILNPGDLVLGFDLANCNLNDEFANKMNPQHIPDVVLIKKSFDRCKRQRRRNWKLKELERDREASDTDDERQYQDFLEDLEEDETIRKNVNIYRNADIPVESDTDDDGAPRISLAEMLEDLHISQDATGGEGAEMLTE, from the exons ATGGAGTACCTGCCGgcgcccgcggccccggcgcAGGGACACAT cctgtgctgccagtgCGGTGTCCCCATCCCGCCCAACCCGGCCAACATGTGCGTGGGCTGCCTGCGGGCCCAGGTGGACATCACCGAGGGCATCCCCAAGCAGGGCACGGTGCACTTCTGCAAGCAATGCGAGAG GTACCTCCAGCCCCCAGGAACCTGGATCCAGTGTGCCCTGGAATCGAGAGAGCTGCTGGCTTTGTGTCTGAAGAAAATCAAAGCTTCCCTGAGCAAG GTGCGGCTGATTGATGCAGGATTCATTTGGACAGAACCACATTCCAAGAGGATCAAGCTCAAATTGACTGTTCAGAAAGAG gTGATAAATGGGGCAGTTCTGCAGCAGGTGTTTGTGGTGGAGTACGTTGTTCAGTCTCAGATGTGTGAAGACTGTCACAGGATTGAAGCCAAGGATTTCTGGAAAGCTGTGGTGCAAGTCAGGCAGAAG ACTGTGCACAAGAAGACTTTTTACTATTTGGAGCAGCTGATTTTGAAGCACAGGCTCCATCAAAACACACTAAGGATCAAAGAAATCCATG ATGGCCTGGATTTCTATTACTCTTCCAAGCAACATGCCCAGAAGATGGTGGACTTCCTTCAGTGCACAGTTCCATCCAG ATCCAAATCATCCCAACGTTTGATCTCCCACGACATTCACAGTAATGTCTACAACTACAAAAGCACTTTCTCTGTGGAAATTGTTCCCATATGCAAG GACAATGTTGTGTGTCTGTCACCCAAGCTGGCCCAGAGCCTGGGGAACATGAGCCAGATCTGTGTGTGCATCAGGGTGACCAGCACCATCCACCTCATCGACCCCAGGACTCTGCAGA TTGCTGAAATCGATGGCAACACCTACTGGCGCCACCCCTTCAACAGCCTGTTCCACCCCAAGCAGCTGGAGGAGTTCATCATCATGGACATCAGCAGGGTCCATGAGAAGAGAAaaggtgctggggcaggggctcgCTCAAACAAG CACACTCTGGCTGAAGCCTGGGTCAGGAAAACCTCAGAGCTGGACACAGATCACCAATATTTCTGCTGCACTCACCTGGGGCACATCCTGAACCCTGGCGACCTGGTCTTGGG CTTTGACTTGGCCAACTGCAACCTAAATGATGAATTTGCCAACAAGATGAacccccagcacatccctgacGTG gTGCTGATCAAGAAGAGCTTCGACCGCTGCAAGCGGCAGCGCCGCAGGAACTGGAAActgaaggagctggagagggacagggaggccTCAGACACAGATGATGAAAG ACAATACCAGGACTTCCTTGAAGATCTGGAAGAGGATGAGACCATCAGGAAAAATGTCAACATTTACAGAA ATGCAGATATTCCAGTGGAGAGTGACACAGATGATGATGGAGCTCCACGGATCAGCCTGGCTGAGATGCTGGAAGATCTCCACATTTCCCAGGACGccacaggaggggagggagcagaaATGCTGACAGAGTGA